Proteins encoded together in one Benincasa hispida cultivar B227 chromosome 1, ASM972705v1, whole genome shotgun sequence window:
- the LOC120067254 gene encoding F-box protein At5g07670-like, producing MRLHSLSSDSPISSPDSKPKSPVSNLIDFTLLLSDELLLRVLSKLPDCQRNSNFLVCKRWLHLQGRLVRSLRVTDFDFLLSGRLVLRFPNLNQVDLVSGCWVSSRNSSILLSHGVFSMHIDPWFLLCSNVGEKIVLESVLIDRGLKVLASGCPNLRKLGLVGGSELGLLNVAKECELLQELELHKCSDCILQGIAAFENLQILKLVGNVDGFFTSLVTDIGLTIVARGCRRLVKLELSGCEGSFDGIKAIGQCCQMLEELTLCDHRMDDGWLAGLSYCDNLKTLKIMSCKRIDANPGPDEYLSSCPALERLHLQNSQLRDKVSVRALFMTCGAAREILIRDCWGLDDGIFSFANNCWRVKLLFLEGCSLLTTEGLESVVLQWKELQSLEVVSCKNIKDSCISPALSEVFSVLKNLKWRPDTKSLLSSSLVGTCMGKKGGRFF from the exons ATGCGACTCCATTCTTTGTCCAGCGATTCTCCCATTTCTTCCCCTGATTCTAAACCCAAATCCCCAGTTTCTAATTTGATTGACTTCACTTTGTTGCTTTCAGACGAGCTTCTTCTTCGTGTTCTCTCCAAATTGCCTGATTGCCAACGAAACTCCAACTTCCTTGTTTGCAAGCGTTGGCTTCACTTACAGGGTCGTCTTGTACGGTCTCTCAGGGTTACGGATTTCGACTTTCTTCTTTCGGGTAGGTTGGTTTTAAGGTTTCCTAATCTTAATCAAGTGGATTTGGTTTCTGGGTGTTGGGTTTCGTCTAGGAATTCGAGTATTTTGTTGAGTCATGGGGTTTTTTCGATGCATATTGATCCTTGGTTTTTGCTCTGTTCGAATGTTGGTGAGAAGATTGTACTGGAGAGTGTGTTGATTGATAGAGGGTTGAAGGTTTTGGCTAGTGGTTGCCCAAATTTGCGGAAATTGGGTCTTGTTGGTGGTAGTGAATTGGGGTTATTGAATGTGGCTAAGGAATGTGAGCTTTTACAAGAACTTGAACTGCATAAGTGCAGTGACTGCATTCTCCAAGGAATTGCTGCTTTTGAGAATCTTCAAATACTGAAGTTAGTTGGGAATGTTGATGGGTTCTTTACTTCATTGGTGACAGATATTGGGCTGACTATTGTAGCTCGAGGTTGTAGAAGATTGGTGAAGCTTGAGCTTAGTGGGTGTGAAGGGAGTTTTGATGGGATTAAAGCCATTGGACAGTGCTGCCAAATGTTGGAGGAATTGACACTTTGTGATCATAGGATGGATGATGGCTGGCTGGCTGGGCTTTCATATTGTGACAATTTGAAGACTTTGAAGATAATGTCATGTAAGAGGATTGATGCAAATCCTGGTCCTGATGAATATTTGAGCTCCTGTCCCGCTCTTGAACGGCTGCATTTGCAGAATTCTCAATTGCGGGATAAAGTAAGTGTAAGGGCTTTATTTATGACATGTGGGGCCGCAAGGGAGATTTTGATCCGGGACTGCTGGGGACTGGATGATGGCATCTTCAGCTTTGCAAATAACTGCTG GAGGGTGAAGTTGCTTTTCCTTGAAGGATGTTCGTTGTTAACGACTGAAGGGTTAGAGTCAGTAGTTCTTCAGTGGAAGGAGCTTCAAAGCCTCGAAGTAGTATCatgtaagaatataaaagaTAGCTGCATCTCTCCTGCTCTTTCTGAAGTCTTCTCCGtccttaagaatttgaaatggaGGCCAGATACCAAATCGCTTCTCTCATCGAGTCTGGTCGGGACTTGTATGGGAAAGAAAGGTGGGAGGTTTTTCTAA
- the LOC120071667 gene encoding F-box protein At5g51380-like has product MGYANQRPQSVLFEAERRRSSISSVPSPQTNPSSPVKKKRTPRWSDVWLKNTKSLEHVIVAMQLQSLSKDSHIPTPNSKTKPLLANFCKIDRTLLLSDELLLRILSKLPDSQRNSTFLVCKRWLNLQGRLVRSLGVMDLNFLLSGRLISRFPNLNRVDLVSGSLMSSRNSGILLSNRIFSMHVDSWFLPIPGVGEEIILDNMVIDRGLKTLASGCPNLRKLAFIGGSELGLLSVAEECVTLQELELHKCNDNLLRGIAACENLQILKLVGNVDGLYSSVVTDIGLTILAQGCKRLVKLELNGCEGSFDGIKAIGQCCQMLEELTLCDHRMDNGWLAGLSFCENLKTLRIMSCRKIDPNPGPDEYLSPCPALERLHLQNCQLRDRKSARALFITCGAAREIFISDCWGLVDGIFSFASHCWRVKFLSLEGCSLLTTEGLESVILQWNELQSLRVVSCKNIKESSISPALSSLFSTFKDLKWRPDSKSLLPSSLIGTHMGKKGGRFFKKTWDIKVLPGVYDHTSARQT; this is encoded by the exons ATGGGATATGCAAATCAACGACCTCAGTCGGTGTTGTTTGAAGCTGAAAGACGAAGAAGCTCCATTTCCTCTGTTCCAAGCCCTCAAACCAACCCTAGCTCGCCggtgaagaagaagaggacACCGCGTTGGTCTGATGTGTGGCTGAAGAATACCAAGTCGCTTGAACATGTTATTGTTGCTATGCAACTTCAATCCTTGTCTAAAGACTCTCACATTCCTACCCCCAACTCCAAGACCAAACCCCTGCTCGCTAATTTCTGCAAAATCGATCGTACGCTGCTTCTCTCCGATGAGCTTCTTCTCAGGATCCTCTCGAAGCTACCGGATTCTCAGCGGAACTCCACATTCCTCGTCTGCAAACGGTGGCTGAATCTACAGGGCCGTCTTGTACGGTCGCTCGGAGTCATGGATTTGAACTTTCTCTTATCGGGTAGGTTGATTTCGAGGTTTCCTAATCTTAACCGTGTGGATTTGGTATCTGGGTCGTTGATGTCTTCTAGAAATTCTGGTATCTTGTTGAGTAATAGGAttttttcaatgcatgttgATTCCTGGTTTTTGCCTATTCCCGGTGTTGGTGAGGAAATTATACTTGATAATATGGTGATTGATAGAGGGTTGAAGACATTGGCTAGTGGATGTCCAAATTTGCGCAAATTAGCATTTATTGGTGGGAGTGAGTTGGGATTATTGAGTGTGGCTGAGGAATGTGTTACTTTGCAAGAACTTGAATTGCACAAGTGTAATGATAATCTGTTGAGAGGAATTGCAGCTTGTGAGAATTTGCAAATACTGAAGTTAGTTGGAAATGTTGATGGTCTTTATAGCTCAGTGGTTACTGATATTGGGTTGACTATATTAGCTCAAGGTTGTAAAAGATTGGTGAAGCTTGAGCTTAATGGTTGTGAGGGAAGTTTTGATGGCATTAAGGCTATCGGACAGTGTTGTCAAATGTTAGAGGAACTCACACTCTGTGATCATAGGATGGACAATGGATGGTTGGCCGGGCTTTCGTTTTGTGAGAATTTAAAGACTCTGAGAATCATGTCATGTAGAAAGATTGATCCGAATCCTGGACCCGATGAATATTTGAGTCCCTGTCCTGCTCTTGAGCGGTTACATTTGCAGAATTGTCAACTACGAGATAGAAAGAGTGCTAGAGCATTGTTTATTACTTGTGGGGCTGCGAGGGAGATCTTCATCAGTGATTGCTGGGGATTGGTTGATGGCATATTTAGCTTTGCAAGTCACTGCTG GAGGGTGAAGTTCCTTTCTCTCGAAGGATGTTCACTGCTAACAACAGAGGGTTTAGAGTCTGTAATTCTTCAATGGAACGAGCTTCAAAGTCTTCGAGTCGTATCGTGTAAAAACATAAAAGAGAGCAGCATTTCTCCTGCACTTTCTTCCTTGTTTTCAACATTCAAGGATTTGAAATGGAGGCCAGATTCCAAATCTCTGCTCCCTTCAAGCCTCATTGGCACTCACATGGGAAAGAAGGGTGGTAGATTTTTCAAAAAGACATGGGACATAAAAGTTCTACCCGGTGTTTATGACCACACAAGTGCACGACAGACATGA